GGGAATAAAGCCATCTGGGCGACTCAGGAACCAAAGGCATCATGGCAATGGTGGCCAAAGCGAAAACATCCTGAAATGCCAGCGGGAAGCGCCAAACGACCTTTGAGAAACTATTAGAATCTGGACTTGTTCTTTCTAATTCTTTGTCAGGACAGGGCCATCTTACCTCTCCCATCTGACCTCGAATCATGCCATAATCTAGCCAGTAGGCAACGACAGTACCGAACTGGCTGAAATCAGTAAGTGGTCTAGTAGTGTGACAGAGGCAGCCCTACGATGACTATCGACATCTGAATAGCCAGAGACCTTCCTCGGGCAGTGCTTTTGGAGGTTTCCGATACATAGACTGGCACCGTCGACGTATTCATCCCTGACAGCCCTCGTCAGCAAACACAACGCCCCGTAGTGTACTGTTCATGGCTTCGTACCGTTCCCAATACCAGATATGATTCTACCGACTATAAGTTGAGCGGCGCCAAACGTACTCGCCTGAATAATACCACCGATGATCATGATGAGACATCCATAGGTGATGGTCCTCTTGCGGCCGAGACGATTGCCCCAGAGGGCAGAGATCAAGCATCCCCCAAGACATCCAATATTAAAGAGAGCGACAATAGTTCCGAGAAAACCAGAACTGGGATTCCCAATGGCTGAAAGAAAGCTTGGGTGTGACACAAGTCCGCCCAGTACTCCCTGGAGAGAGAGGTGTGTTAGCCCACATATCAAAGCCGAAGGATAGGGTATTGCGTGCCTGGTCGTAGCCAAACAGTAAGTAAGCGCTGCCGGAGCAGATGGTGATGGCGAGCCTCAGGGCCCTGCCCTTTAGGTTGAACATTTTGCGAAAGTAAATTACTAGCAGTGGATCTGGGGTTCATTCTCTGTGTGAACTAGATTACTACGGTTTATATCCTAGAAGGTACCCCATCCTTTCGAACAGAGCCAGCCAGTTAGCGTACCCCGGAATTTGATGGTTATCTTATTCCCCACGGGGCCCCTAGCTAAAAACCTGGCCAGGACTAGGACTTGACCGTCGCAGACACACGGTGGGGCATTCGGAGTTCGGTTGGACAAGTTTGGACAGCGCCGGCTACTGCAATTCCGGGGATATCAACGCCAGAGTTAGGGCATGACTCATGCCAGACCACCCATTCATTTTATTCTACCGCGTTATACGCGTCTCGTATTAATTTGAACCCAATATTCGAATGGCCTACCCCGCGGTCATCCCTGCCTCCTAGTTACCTCTCCTATCTGGTATCTGCTGTGTCTGATGACACGCTAAACCCGCTCTTCATGCTCAATCTCCGAGGCTTCCTTCAAGTGACTGCCGTGAgagcccagctccagcgaCGGATTTCCCGAGTCGACCTTTGCAAACAGCagatcaatctcctcaagcgTTTTCCCAGTTGTTTCCGGACAGAGAAAGTATACAAACGGAACCGCTAAAGCACAAGACAGAAGacaccacaaccacatctTCCACCCAACATTTTGCAGGCCAATTCCCCCGGCAAACACCGTGATAAAGCAGAAGAGCCATTCACCAAATGCCGTTGCAGCGCCACCCACATGGCGAAACCGAAGGGGCGCAATCTAGGTGAGTTAGCATGGGATAAGTTATTCGCACGGATCATAAGATTGAGAGGGAACAAACGGTACCTCAGGGCCATACAACCAACAGACGCCGATCCAACCGTATCCAAAAATGAAATTGTAGAGAAATGCAGCGGCAACTGCCGTCCACTGGGTAGCGAGTGTTGGGTGAGGAGATCCAATCATCGCTACAAAGACCGCCATGCAGACGGTCAGCCCTGCCGCAGAGTAGATCATGATGCTACGTCGCCCAAACCTCTCAATTGTACCCGGGAGGAAAAACGACCCAGCAGCAAAGGTTGTGTTCATGACCGCTGCCAGGAGCTGGGACATGAAGGATGATAAACCGATCTGCCCAAAGATGATGGTGCTGTAGTAAACGGACAGGTTGATTCCTGGAGTGCAATCAGTGCCGTCGTCAGTGTCCACCTACGCTTAGACAGAGATATGGCATTGGCTTAGTTCTTACCCATCATCTGCTGCATACTGAGCAGCAGAAATGCCACTCGAATGCGGTGGCCGACTCGAAGTTCCGTTCTATCCCAGAACAAATCCGAGACACTGAAACTTTTAGATtcctcctcaaactcaaTGGAAGATACGATGGATTGTCTCATGTCCTGCACAACCTCGTCGGTGACTGGACAGTCGTGCAGTCGCGCCAGGATGTTGTCTCCTTCTTCATACCGACCGCGAGCGTAGTACCAGCGGGGGGTGTCAGGGAGGAGAAACATGCCAATCCCAGACCCCAGGGCAAATACGGTCTGTAAGCCAATTGGGACGCGCTGGCACTGTCAGTAGCTAGGCAACAACGATTTTCTTGCAGGCGAGAATTACCCAAGAGACTTGATTATCCATCCTAGTGAAGCCAAAGTCCACCCAATATGCCACCGCGCAACCACCGACCAGGAAGATACACTGGACACCTACTTCAGGGCCACGCTGCTTGGTGCTTACACTCATCTCGGCCTGGCCTGAATCAGCACTCTGTTCAATCTGAAGTCGTCCTGGCTTGTGAACGTACCATGTAAGTTGGAACTGCGCACGAGATGAACTGTCCGGCATTAGCGTCCCATATTTTCACACGCATCGACAAGACATACCCCGATGCCGAATCCCTACATTTACTAAAGTCAGTGCCGTTGATTGAGAGACACGATAAGGGAAGCATCGTACACATATTACCCGGCCAGCAATTATTTGGGCAACCGACCACGCCGAAGCCTGCAGACTCCCcccgatgatgacgagaatATCCCCCAGAAGGATACATCCACGTCGTCCCAGTGGCATCCCTATGATCGAGGTGAATAGCGCACAGACTGTGGCAGCGAGGGTGTAGCTAGAAGCGATCATGGGAATGATGTAGGTTCCAGTGGGGTTCTAGAAAGCCCGTCAGTATATATCTGTCCAGACTGCTTTCTCTGGTTGCTGGGTAGATAAACTTACCCCGAGAGCGTCTCTGAATGGCTTCGTTTCTTGGACACCACCAAGGACACCAGCATCGTACCCATACATACCAAATGCCTGTCCAAGAATTAATTCAAAGCCACTGGTTGATGATCATAGCTCTACAAACCAAGCAACAACACAGACTCATGATACGGAAGAGGACTGGGCCTCTGGC
This is a stretch of genomic DNA from Aspergillus puulaauensis MK2 DNA, chromosome 8, nearly complete sequence. It encodes these proteins:
- a CDS encoding uncharacterized protein (COG:G;~EggNog:ENOG410PVVQ;~InterPro:IPR020846,IPR005828,IPR036259,IPR003663;~PFAM:PF00083;~TransMembrane:11 (o29-49i61-80o86-104i134-151o163-185i258-278o290-310i322-342o354-376i388-413o419-438i);~go_component: GO:0016020 - membrane [Evidence IEA];~go_component: GO:0016021 - integral component of membrane [Evidence IEA];~go_function: GO:0022857 - transmembrane transporter activity [Evidence IEA];~go_process: GO:0055085 - transmembrane transport [Evidence IEA]), which encodes MYGYDAGVLGGVQETKPFRDALGNPTGTYIIPMIASSYTLAATVCALFTSIIGMPLGRRGCILLGDILVIIGGSLQASAWSVAQIIAGRVICGFGIGFQLTWYVHKPGRLQIEQSADSGQAEMSVSTKQRGPEVGVQCIFLVGGCAVAYWVDFGFTRMDNQVSWRVPIGLQTVFALGSGIGMFLLPDTPRWYYARGRYEEGDNILARLHDCPVTDEVVQDMRQSIVSSIEFEEESKSFSVSDLFWDRTELRVGHRIRVAFLLLSMQQMMGINLSVYYSTIIFGQIGLSSFMSQLLAAVMNTTFAAGSFFLPGTIERFGRRSIMIYSAAGLTVCMAVFVAMIGSPHPTLATQWTAVAAAFLYNFIFGYGWIGVCWLYGPEIAPLRFRHVGGAATAFGEWLFCFITVFAGGIGLQNVGWKMWLWCLLSCALAVPFVYFLCPETTGKTLEEIDLLFAKVDSGNPSLELGSHGSHLKEASEIEHEERV